A window of the Halorussus pelagicus genome harbors these coding sequences:
- a CDS encoding AAA family ATPase yields the protein MTEPAAIYEDLRDRTGTVLVGNETVVEGLTISLLTRGHVLLEGVPGVAKTTIALLFAEATGMDANRIQMTPDILPADITGTNVYREATGEFDLQRGPVFANLVVADEINRATPKTQSALLEAMQEGAVTIEGETLSLPEPFFVVATQNPIEMEGTYELPIAQRDRFQFKFTVGMPDAEEEMALLDRFDESPDLGPDDVSPVVSTAEILDARETVADVHVERAVKEYLLDLIGATRESPDLEYGASPRTALSFLHATKARAAIRGRDYVIPDDAKALADPVLAHRLTLSAEAELSDVSVADVVADVVAAVEPPGGPDETPDSDAAGEPETSAGES from the coding sequence ATGACCGAACCGGCCGCTATCTACGAGGACCTGCGAGACCGCACGGGGACCGTGTTGGTCGGCAACGAGACCGTCGTGGAAGGACTCACCATCTCGCTGCTGACGCGGGGCCACGTCCTGCTGGAGGGCGTGCCTGGAGTCGCCAAGACGACCATCGCGCTCCTGTTCGCCGAGGCGACCGGGATGGACGCCAACCGCATCCAGATGACGCCCGACATCCTCCCGGCGGACATCACGGGGACGAACGTCTACCGGGAAGCGACCGGCGAGTTCGACCTCCAGCGCGGCCCGGTGTTCGCCAACCTCGTCGTCGCCGACGAGATAAATCGCGCGACGCCCAAGACCCAGTCGGCCCTGCTCGAAGCGATGCAGGAGGGCGCGGTCACCATCGAGGGAGAGACGCTATCGCTCCCCGAACCGTTCTTTGTCGTCGCCACCCAGAACCCCATCGAGATGGAGGGGACCTACGAACTCCCCATCGCCCAGCGCGACCGCTTCCAGTTCAAGTTCACCGTGGGGATGCCCGACGCCGAGGAGGAGATGGCCCTGCTCGACCGGTTCGACGAGTCGCCGGACCTCGGTCCCGACGACGTGTCGCCGGTCGTCTCGACCGCGGAGATTCTTGATGCCCGCGAGACCGTCGCGGACGTACATGTCGAGCGCGCCGTCAAGGAGTACCTGCTCGATTTGATCGGCGCGACCCGCGAGAGTCCGGACCTCGAATACGGCGCGTCGCCCCGGACCGCGCTCTCGTTTCTCCACGCGACGAAGGCCCGCGCCGCGATTCGCGGGCGCGACTACGTGATTCCCGACGACGCGAAGGCGCTGGCCGACCCCGTGCTCGCCCACCGCCTGACCCTGAGCGCCGAGGCGGAACTGAGCGACGTGTCCGTCGCCGACGTGGTCGCCGACGTGGTGGCCGCCGTCGAACCGCCGGGCGGTCCCGACGAGACGCCCGACTCGGACGCGGCGGGCGAACCGGAGACGAGTGCTGGCGAGTCGTAG
- a CDS encoding DUF4350 domain-containing protein gives MPTDFDLSIPQIVLAALAASVLVVAVLAGSSSSAALSPYNDDWDGASDFRALASERGEVVLAHETGAYDSGAADGTVAFVLSPDSGYASSELVGVSRFVRNGGTLVVASDSDSHANELLGVLGASARLDGRPLRDPRSNYRTPAMPVASRVPNASLRAGSFAGLRTGASDAADSVTLNHGTAVEPNGATVVYNTSGYAYLDADRNGRLGPSENLTSAPVVTAERLGAGRVVVVSDSSAFIDAMVEEGRNRAFVAALLSGHDRVLLDYSHAAGLPPLVVALLVVRESAWLTLAAGVAVVGILGVWSRRPDLLSAATATLSRQWQRASGGGIVGGFNGEIGERSEGPAVGIRPTRDQLVAHLERRHPDWDPERVERVAAALHRRRDR, from the coding sequence GTGCCGACTGACTTCGACCTCTCGATTCCGCAGATAGTCCTCGCGGCCCTCGCGGCGTCGGTCCTCGTCGTCGCGGTGCTGGCCGGAAGTTCGTCGTCGGCCGCGCTCAGTCCGTACAACGACGACTGGGACGGCGCGAGCGACTTCCGGGCGCTGGCGAGCGAGCGGGGTGAGGTCGTCCTCGCGCACGAGACCGGCGCGTACGACTCGGGGGCCGCGGACGGGACCGTGGCGTTCGTGCTGTCGCCCGACTCGGGGTACGCCTCGTCGGAACTCGTGGGCGTGAGCAGGTTCGTCAGAAACGGCGGCACGCTGGTCGTGGCGAGCGATTCGGACTCACACGCGAACGAACTGCTCGGCGTGCTGGGCGCGAGCGCGCGCCTCGACGGCCGCCCGCTCCGGGACCCGCGGTCAAACTACCGCACTCCGGCGATGCCGGTGGCCTCGCGCGTTCCGAACGCCTCGCTCCGGGCCGGTAGTTTCGCGGGACTCCGGACCGGAGCCAGTGACGCTGCGGACTCGGTGACACTGAACCACGGTACCGCGGTCGAACCGAACGGCGCGACGGTCGTCTACAACACCTCTGGCTACGCTTACCTCGACGCCGACCGGAACGGGCGACTCGGCCCGAGCGAGAATCTGACCTCCGCGCCGGTCGTGACCGCCGAGCGACTGGGCGCGGGCCGGGTCGTCGTCGTCTCGGACTCGTCGGCGTTCATCGACGCGATGGTCGAGGAGGGTCGCAATCGGGCGTTCGTCGCCGCGCTCCTGTCCGGCCACGACCGAGTGCTGTTGGACTACTCGCACGCCGCGGGCCTGCCGCCGCTGGTGGTCGCCCTGCTGGTCGTCCGCGAGTCGGCGTGGCTCACGCTGGCGGCGGGCGTCGCGGTCGTCGGGATTTTGGGGGTCTGGTCGAGACGCCCGGACCTGCTCTCGGCGGCGACGGCGACGCTCTCCCGGCAGTGGCAGCGCGCGTCCGGCGGCGGAATCGTCGGTGGATTCAACGGTGAAATCGGTGAGAGGAGCGAGGGTCCGGCGGTCGGCATCCGCCCGACGCGAGACCAGTTGGTCGCGCACCTCGAACGCAGGCATCCCGACTGGGACCCCGAGCGCGTCGAGCGAGTCGCGGCGGCGCTCCACCGACGCCGCGACCGGTAG